From one Planctomycetota bacterium genomic stretch:
- a CDS encoding class I SAM-dependent methyltransferase: protein MTGAPAPSAGTVVRTYYERPWRDRWTGRYTVAWDGGRVRAHTRFQDLQGRWPSWRSVLALPMCVASYWEARSRPLLKRPRPFLVVDAIRFLERTIRPGHRVLEVGGGNSTLWFLERGATVTTVEHDPEWAAGIEVRYAAERERFARAGSGGLSVHVLGGRKAVDFLEGLEGASFDLALIDCANAVTLRVEALRAARPKVKSGGWLVLDNSDHPQNWAAARLMSGCAALRFTGFAPMSLGVSQTSAWRV from the coding sequence ATGACGGGGGCTCCGGCGCCTTCGGCGGGAACGGTTGTGCGGACGTACTACGAACGCCCGTGGAGGGACCGGTGGACCGGCCGGTACACCGTGGCGTGGGACGGAGGGCGGGTGCGGGCGCACACGCGCTTCCAGGATCTGCAGGGGCGTTGGCCGTCCTGGAGGAGCGTGCTGGCGCTGCCGATGTGCGTCGCCTCGTACTGGGAGGCCCGTTCGCGTCCGTTGCTGAAGCGTCCGCGTCCGTTTTTGGTGGTGGATGCGATTCGGTTTCTCGAGCGGACGATTCGGCCGGGGCATCGGGTGCTCGAGGTTGGGGGCGGCAACTCGACGCTCTGGTTTCTGGAGCGGGGGGCCACGGTGACCACGGTGGAGCATGATCCCGAATGGGCGGCGGGGATCGAGGTGCGGTATGCGGCGGAGCGGGAGCGGTTCGCACGGGCGGGATCGGGGGGACTGTCGGTTCACGTCCTGGGCGGCCGGAAAGCGGTGGACTTCCTGGAGGGCTTGGAGGGTGCGTCGTTCGATCTCGCGCTGATCGATTGCGCCAACGCGGTGACGCTTCGCGTGGAGGCGCTGCGGGCGGCGCGGCCCAAGGTAAAGTCCGGGGGCTGGCTGGTTCTGGACAATTCGGATCATCCCCAGAACTGGGCGGCGGCGCGGCTGATGTCCGGCTGTGCGGCGCTGCGGTTTACGGGATTCGCTCCCATGTCTCTGGGGGTTTCGCAGACCAGCGCCTGGAGGGTGTGA